TAAGTCTTGGCGTAAAGAATTTCGGGGGGGGTCAAAATACGCACTACAATAATTATGTGCTTTTTAAAAATTCGTTTTTTCATTTGGTTGAAAATAAAAATTTGTATAGTTATTATTGCAATGAATATGCTGACTTGTATAAATATAGTCCAACGTTTGCAAGTATTATGGCAGTCTTCTACTATTTACCTGACAGCATAGGACTCATTGTTTGGAACTCATTAAACATTTTCGTCTTGTATTACGCTCTTTATTCAATTAAATCAATTGATCCATCAAGAAAAATAATTATAATCCTGTATCTTCTGTTTGAATTAATACTATCAACACAAAACTCACAATGCAATAGTATGTTAGCGGGTTTGACAATTACGGCTTTTAATATGTTGGAAAAAGGTAAAAATACGCAGGCCACTCTATTTATTGTACTAGGCACTTTTATTAAAATTTATTCTATTGTTGGTTGTGTTTTGTTATTGCTTTATCCAAACAAACTTAAATCTATCCTTTCCTTATCAGTATGGCTTGTATTATTCTTTTTGCTTCCTTTGTTAGTTGTTGACTTTTCTGAACTCATTTGGCAATATAAAAATTGGTACACCTTACTTGGAGCAGACCAAAACGAATCAATTGGTATGAGTTTTTTCTCATTTACGCAATTTGCATTTCCTTTGAATTACTTCAAATTAATAACCCTAGCATTTGGAACAATTATTATTTTCACGCCACTATTAAAATTTAAACTATTTGCATGCCAACAGTTCAGATTGCAATACATGGCTTTAATATTAATTTGGATGGTTGTGTTTAATTACAAAGCAGAATCACCCACCTATGTGATAGCTATGGCTGGAATTGGAGTTTGGCTATTCACATCAAAAAAATCAAAAATTAATTCAATCCTTGCAATATTGACTCTTCTTTTTACATCTATTTGGTTTACCGACATTATTCCTAATTCAATTAAAAATAATTTTATTGACTTAAAATTCATCAAATCATTCTTTCCAATTTTAATTCTTATTAAGCTTTATTTTGACCTAATTTTTAAAAACATTGACAATAAAGAGGGGGATACAAATCTGTATGTGGCACATAGTGTATAACAAAAAGCAAACGTGATTTTTTGCGTGTTAACGCTCAAATGCATAACTTGGACAAGCAAAAAACTACACCTGCTAGGAAAACGTTAGTGGT
This Bacteroidota bacterium DNA region includes the following protein-coding sequences:
- a CDS encoding DUF2029 domain-containing protein, with the protein product MRQGDTRKDILPKIMTFRPKNIFFYLQTNQWIIIGLLFLLSLLLSLQNISLGVKNFGGGQNTHYNNYVLFKNSFFHLVENKNLYSYYCNEYADLYKYSPTFASIMAVFYYLPDSIGLIVWNSLNIFVLYYALYSIKSIDPSRKIIIILYLLFELILSTQNSQCNSMLAGLTITAFNMLEKGKNTQATLFIVLGTFIKIYSIVGCVLLLLYPNKLKSILSLSVWLVLFFLLPLLVVDFSELIWQYKNWYTLLGADQNESIGMSFFSFTQFAFPLNYFKLITLAFGTIIIFTPLLKFKLFACQQFRLQYMALILIWMVVFNYKAESPTYVIAMAGIGVWLFTSKKSKINSILAILTLLFTSIWFTDIIPNSIKNNFIDLKFIKSFFPILILIKLYFDLIFKNIDNKEGDTNLYVAHSV